A region of Arabidopsis thaliana chromosome 5, partial sequence DNA encodes the following proteins:
- the SUS5 gene encoding sucrose synthase 5 (sucrose synthase 5 (SUS5); CONTAINS InterPro DOMAIN/s: Sucrose synthase, plant/cyanobacteria (InterPro:IPR012820), Sucrose synthase (InterPro:IPR000368), Glycosyl transferase, group 1 (InterPro:IPR001296); BEST Arabidopsis thaliana protein match is: sucrose synthase 6 (TAIR:AT1G73370.1); Has 35333 Blast hits to 34131 proteins in 2444 species: Archae - 798; Bacteria - 22429; Metazoa - 974; Fungi - 991; Plants - 531; Viruses - 0; Other Eukaryotes - 9610 (source: NCBI BLink).), translating to MEMTSGSLGNGIPEAMGQNRGNIKRCLEKYIENGRRVMKLNELMDEMEIVINDVTQRRRVMEGDLGKILCFTQEAVVIPPNVAFAVRGTPGNWQYVKVNSSNLSVEALSSTQYLKLKEFLFDENWANDENALEVDFGALDFTLPWLSLSSSIGNGLSFVSSKLGGRLNDNPQSLVDYLLSLEHQGEKLMMNETLNTARKLEMSLILADVFLSELPKDTPFQAFELRFKECGFEKGWGESAGRVKETMRILSEILQAPDPQNIDRFFARVPRIFNVVIFSVHGYFGQTDVLGLPDTGGQVVYILDQVKALEDELLQRINSQGLNFKPQILVVTRLIPDAKKTKCNQELEPIFGTKYSNILRIPFVTENGILRRWVSRFDIYPYLERFTKDATTKILDILEGKPDLIIGNYTDGNLVASLMANKLGITQATIAHALEKTKYEDSDIKWKEFDPKYHFSSQFTADLISMNSADFIIASTYQEIAGSKERAGQYESHMSFTVPGLYRVVSGINVFDPRFNIAAPGADDSIYFPFTAQDRRFTKFYTSIDELLYSQSENDEHIGYLVDKKKPIIFSMARLDVVKNLTGLTEWYAKNKRLRDLVNLVIVGGFFDASKSKDREEISEIKKMHSLIEKYQLKGQFRWITAQTDRTRNGELYRSIADTRGAFVQPAHYEAFGLTVIEAMSCGLVTFATNQGGPAEIIVDGVSGFHIDPSNGEESSDKIADFFEKSGMDPDYWNMFSNEGLQRINECYTWKIYANKVINMGSTYSYWRHLNKDQKLAKQRYIHSFYNLQYRNLVKTIPILSDIPEPPPLPPKPLVKPSASKGSKRTQPRLSFRLFGA from the exons ATGGAAATGACATCTGGATCGTTAGGCAATGGGATCCCAGAAGCGATGGGACAAAACCGCGGGAATATTAAACGTTGCCTCGAGAAGTATATTGAGAATGGCAGAAGGGTGATGAAATTGAACGAGTTGATGGATGAAATGGAAATTGTTATCAATGATGTAACACAACGAAGGCGAGTCATGGAAGGCGATCTTGGCAAGATCTTGTGCTTCACTCAG GAGGCAGTGGTAATTCCTCCGAACGTAGCGTTCGCAGTAAGAGGAACCCCGGGAAATTGGCAATACGTGAAAGTTAACTCTTCCAATCTCTCGGTAGAAGCTCTATCGAGCACGCAATATCTCAAACTTAAAGAGTTTCTCTTCGACGAGAATTG GGCAAACGATGAAAATGCATTGGAGGTTGATTTTGGAGCGCTGGATTTCACTCTTCCTTGGCTTTCGTTGTCATCTTCAATAGGAAACGGCCTGAGTTTTGTGTCCTCGAAGCTCGGAGGGCGTTTAAACGATAACCCGCAATCTCTCGTGGACTACTTGTTGTCACTTGAGCATCAAGGAGAG AAGCTTATGATGAATGAGACTCTTAACACGGCTAGAAAGCTTGAGATGAGTTTGATTTTGGCAGATGTTTTCCTATCGGAGCTGCCTAAGGACACACCTTTCCAAGCCTTTGAACTCAG GTTTAAGGAATGTGGTTTTGAGAAAGGATGGGGAGAAAGCGCAGGGAGAGTAAAGGAGACAATGAGAATCTTGTCGGAGATTCTTCAAGCCCCTGATCCTCAAAACATTGATCGATTCTTCGCAAGGGTTCCTAGAATCTTTAACGTTGTCATCTTCTCGGTTCACGGCTACTTTGGTCAAACCGATGTTCTAGGTTTGCCTGATACTGGCGGTCAAGTCGTTTACATTCTTGACCAAGTTAAAGCCCTTGAAGATGAATTGCTTCAAAGAATTAACTCTCAAGGCCTTAATTTCAAACCTCAGATTCTTGTT GTAACACGATTAATCCCAGACGctaaaaaaactaaatgcaACCAAGAGTTGGAACCTATTTTCGGAACGAAATATTCGAATATTCTTCGAATTCCATTTGTAACAGAAAATGGGATTTTACGTCGTTGGGTTTCCCGCTTTGATATCTACCCATACCTAGAAAGATTCACTAAg GATGCAACAACAAAGATATTGGATATTTTGGAAGGAAAACCTGACCTAATAATCGGGAACTATACGGATGGAAACTTGGTGGCATCACTCATGGCTAATAAGCTTGGAATTACTCAG gcAACTATTGCACATGCCTTGGAGAAGACTAAATATGAAGATTCAGATATCAAGTGGAAAGAGTTTGATCCTaaatatcatttctcatctcAATTTACGGCAGACTTAATCTCTATGAACTCTGCCGATTTCATCATAGCTAGCACTTATCAAGAAATTGCTGGAAG CAAAGAGAGGGCTGGACAATACGAGAGCCACATGAGCTTCACAGTCCCGGGGCTATACAGAGTTGTCTCCGGCATTAATGTCTTCGATCCGAGGTTCAACATCGCAGCTCCTGGCGCGGATGACTCTATCTATTTCCCTTTTACCGCACAAGACCGGAGATTCACCAAGTTCTACACTTCCATTGATGAACTCTTGTATAGCCAAAGTGAGAATGACGAACACAT CGGTTATTTAGTGGACAAGAAGAAACCGATCATTTTCTCAATGGCAAGGCTTGATGTTGTCAAAAACCTAACCGGATTAACTGAGTGGTATGCCAAGAACAAGAGGCTACGAGACTTGGTGAACCTCGTGATCGTAGGAGGATTCTTCGACGCTTCTAAGTCTAAAGACAGGGAAGAGATCTCAGAGATCAAGAAGATGCATTCTCTGATTGAGAAATACCAACTCAAGGGTCAATTTAGATGGATCACAGCTCAAACAGATCGAACAAGAAACGGTGAACTTTACCGATCTATCGCGGATACAAGAGGTGCTTTTGTGCAGCCTGCACATTATGAAGCCTTTGGTCTTACTGTCATTGAAGCCATGAGCTGTGGTTTGGTCACATTCGCCACGAACCAAGGCGGTCCTGCTGAGATTATTGTGGATGGTGTCTCTGGTTTCCACATTGACCCGAGCAATGGAGAAGAATCAAGTGATAAGATTGCGGATTTCTTTGAGAAATCCGGTATGGATCCTGATTATTGGAATATGTTTTCGAATGAAGGGCTACAACGCATAAACGAATG CTATACATGGAAGATATATGCAAACAAAGTGATAAACATGGGGAGTACATATAGCTACTGGAGACATTTGAACAAAGATCAGAAACTGGCCAAACAAAGATATATCCATTCCTTCTACAATCTTCAATACCGAAATTTG GTGAAAACTATACCCATATTGAGTGATATTCCTGagcctcctcctcttcctccaaaGCCTTTGGTGAAACCATCAGCATCAAAAGG CTCGAAGCGAACACAGCCGCGATTGAGTTTCAGGTTGTTTGGTGCTTAA
- the SUS5 gene encoding sucrose synthase 5 codes for MRILSEILQAPDPQNIDRFFARVPRIFNVVIFSVHGYFGQTDVLGLPDTGGQVVYILDQVKALEDELLQRINSQGLNFKPQILVVTRLIPDAKKTKCNQELEPIFGTKYSNILRIPFVTENGILRRWVSRFDIYPYLERFTKDATTKILDILEGKPDLIIGNYTDGNLVASLMANKLGITQATIAHALEKTKYEDSDIKWKEFDPKYHFSSQFTADLISMNSADFIIASTYQEIAGSKERAGQYESHMSFTVPGLYRVVSGINVFDPRFNIAAPGADDSIYFPFTAQDRRFTKFYTSIDELLYSQSENDEHIGYLVDKKKPIIFSMARLDVVKNLTGLTEWYAKNKRLRDLVNLVIVGGFFDASKSKDREEISEIKKMHSLIEKYQLKGQFRWITAQTDRTRNGELYRSIADTRGAFVQPAHYEAFGLTVIEAMSCGLVTFATNQGGPAEIIVDGVSGFHIDPSNGEESSDKIADFFEKSGMDPDYWNMFSNEGLQRINECYTWKIYANKVINMGSTYSYWRHLNKDQKLAKQRYIHSFYNLQYRNLVKTIPILSDIPEPPPLPPKPLVKPSASKGSKRTQPRLSFRLFGA; via the exons ATGAGAATCTTGTCGGAGATTCTTCAAGCCCCTGATCCTCAAAACATTGATCGATTCTTCGCAAGGGTTCCTAGAATCTTTAACGTTGTCATCTTCTCGGTTCACGGCTACTTTGGTCAAACCGATGTTCTAGGTTTGCCTGATACTGGCGGTCAAGTCGTTTACATTCTTGACCAAGTTAAAGCCCTTGAAGATGAATTGCTTCAAAGAATTAACTCTCAAGGCCTTAATTTCAAACCTCAGATTCTTGTT GTAACACGATTAATCCCAGACGctaaaaaaactaaatgcaACCAAGAGTTGGAACCTATTTTCGGAACGAAATATTCGAATATTCTTCGAATTCCATTTGTAACAGAAAATGGGATTTTACGTCGTTGGGTTTCCCGCTTTGATATCTACCCATACCTAGAAAGATTCACTAAg GATGCAACAACAAAGATATTGGATATTTTGGAAGGAAAACCTGACCTAATAATCGGGAACTATACGGATGGAAACTTGGTGGCATCACTCATGGCTAATAAGCTTGGAATTACTCAG gcAACTATTGCACATGCCTTGGAGAAGACTAAATATGAAGATTCAGATATCAAGTGGAAAGAGTTTGATCCTaaatatcatttctcatctcAATTTACGGCAGACTTAATCTCTATGAACTCTGCCGATTTCATCATAGCTAGCACTTATCAAGAAATTGCTGGAAG CAAAGAGAGGGCTGGACAATACGAGAGCCACATGAGCTTCACAGTCCCGGGGCTATACAGAGTTGTCTCCGGCATTAATGTCTTCGATCCGAGGTTCAACATCGCAGCTCCTGGCGCGGATGACTCTATCTATTTCCCTTTTACCGCACAAGACCGGAGATTCACCAAGTTCTACACTTCCATTGATGAACTCTTGTATAGCCAAAGTGAGAATGACGAACACAT CGGTTATTTAGTGGACAAGAAGAAACCGATCATTTTCTCAATGGCAAGGCTTGATGTTGTCAAAAACCTAACCGGATTAACTGAGTGGTATGCCAAGAACAAGAGGCTACGAGACTTGGTGAACCTCGTGATCGTAGGAGGATTCTTCGACGCTTCTAAGTCTAAAGACAGGGAAGAGATCTCAGAGATCAAGAAGATGCATTCTCTGATTGAGAAATACCAACTCAAGGGTCAATTTAGATGGATCACAGCTCAAACAGATCGAACAAGAAACGGTGAACTTTACCGATCTATCGCGGATACAAGAGGTGCTTTTGTGCAGCCTGCACATTATGAAGCCTTTGGTCTTACTGTCATTGAAGCCATGAGCTGTGGTTTGGTCACATTCGCCACGAACCAAGGCGGTCCTGCTGAGATTATTGTGGATGGTGTCTCTGGTTTCCACATTGACCCGAGCAATGGAGAAGAATCAAGTGATAAGATTGCGGATTTCTTTGAGAAATCCGGTATGGATCCTGATTATTGGAATATGTTTTCGAATGAAGGGCTACAACGCATAAACGAATG CTATACATGGAAGATATATGCAAACAAAGTGATAAACATGGGGAGTACATATAGCTACTGGAGACATTTGAACAAAGATCAGAAACTGGCCAAACAAAGATATATCCATTCCTTCTACAATCTTCAATACCGAAATTTG GTGAAAACTATACCCATATTGAGTGATATTCCTGagcctcctcctcttcctccaaaGCCTTTGGTGAAACCATCAGCATCAAAAGG CTCGAAGCGAACACAGCCGCGATTGAGTTTCAGGTTGTTTGGTGCTTAA
- the SUS5 gene encoding sucrose synthase 5, whose protein sequence is MMNETLNTARKLEMSLILADVFLSELPKDTPFQAFELRFKECGFEKGWGESAGRVKETMRILSEILQAPDPQNIDRFFARVPRIFNVVIFSVHGYFGQTDVLGLPDTGGQVVYILDQVKALEDELLQRINSQGLNFKPQILVVTRLIPDAKKTKCNQELEPIFGTKYSNILRIPFVTENGILRRWVSRFDIYPYLERFTKDATTKILDILEGKPDLIIGNYTDGNLVASLMANKLGITQATIAHALEKTKYEDSDIKWKEFDPKYHFSSQFTADLISMNSADFIIASTYQEIAGSKERAGQYESHMSFTVPGLYRVVSGINVFDPRFNIAAPGADDSIYFPFTAQDRRFTKFYTSIDELLYSQSENDEHIGYLVDKKKPIIFSMARLDVVKNLTGLTEWYAKNKRLRDLVNLVIVGGFFDASKSKDREEISEIKKMHSLIEKYQLKGQFRWITAQTDRTRNGELYRSIADTRGAFVQPAHYEAFGLTVIEAMSCGLVTFATNQGGPAEIIVDGVSGFHIDPSNGEESSDKIADFFEKSGMDPDYWNMFSNEGLQRINECYTWKIYANKVINMGSTYSYWRHLNKDQKLAKQRYIHSFYNLQYRNLVKTIPILSDIPEPPPLPPKPLVKPSASKGSKRTQPRLSFRLFGA, encoded by the exons ATGATGAATGAGACTCTTAACACGGCTAGAAAGCTTGAGATGAGTTTGATTTTGGCAGATGTTTTCCTATCGGAGCTGCCTAAGGACACACCTTTCCAAGCCTTTGAACTCAG GTTTAAGGAATGTGGTTTTGAGAAAGGATGGGGAGAAAGCGCAGGGAGAGTAAAGGAGACAATGAGAATCTTGTCGGAGATTCTTCAAGCCCCTGATCCTCAAAACATTGATCGATTCTTCGCAAGGGTTCCTAGAATCTTTAACGTTGTCATCTTCTCGGTTCACGGCTACTTTGGTCAAACCGATGTTCTAGGTTTGCCTGATACTGGCGGTCAAGTCGTTTACATTCTTGACCAAGTTAAAGCCCTTGAAGATGAATTGCTTCAAAGAATTAACTCTCAAGGCCTTAATTTCAAACCTCAGATTCTTGTT GTAACACGATTAATCCCAGACGctaaaaaaactaaatgcaACCAAGAGTTGGAACCTATTTTCGGAACGAAATATTCGAATATTCTTCGAATTCCATTTGTAACAGAAAATGGGATTTTACGTCGTTGGGTTTCCCGCTTTGATATCTACCCATACCTAGAAAGATTCACTAAg GATGCAACAACAAAGATATTGGATATTTTGGAAGGAAAACCTGACCTAATAATCGGGAACTATACGGATGGAAACTTGGTGGCATCACTCATGGCTAATAAGCTTGGAATTACTCAG gcAACTATTGCACATGCCTTGGAGAAGACTAAATATGAAGATTCAGATATCAAGTGGAAAGAGTTTGATCCTaaatatcatttctcatctcAATTTACGGCAGACTTAATCTCTATGAACTCTGCCGATTTCATCATAGCTAGCACTTATCAAGAAATTGCTGGAAG CAAAGAGAGGGCTGGACAATACGAGAGCCACATGAGCTTCACAGTCCCGGGGCTATACAGAGTTGTCTCCGGCATTAATGTCTTCGATCCGAGGTTCAACATCGCAGCTCCTGGCGCGGATGACTCTATCTATTTCCCTTTTACCGCACAAGACCGGAGATTCACCAAGTTCTACACTTCCATTGATGAACTCTTGTATAGCCAAAGTGAGAATGACGAACACAT CGGTTATTTAGTGGACAAGAAGAAACCGATCATTTTCTCAATGGCAAGGCTTGATGTTGTCAAAAACCTAACCGGATTAACTGAGTGGTATGCCAAGAACAAGAGGCTACGAGACTTGGTGAACCTCGTGATCGTAGGAGGATTCTTCGACGCTTCTAAGTCTAAAGACAGGGAAGAGATCTCAGAGATCAAGAAGATGCATTCTCTGATTGAGAAATACCAACTCAAGGGTCAATTTAGATGGATCACAGCTCAAACAGATCGAACAAGAAACGGTGAACTTTACCGATCTATCGCGGATACAAGAGGTGCTTTTGTGCAGCCTGCACATTATGAAGCCTTTGGTCTTACTGTCATTGAAGCCATGAGCTGTGGTTTGGTCACATTCGCCACGAACCAAGGCGGTCCTGCTGAGATTATTGTGGATGGTGTCTCTGGTTTCCACATTGACCCGAGCAATGGAGAAGAATCAAGTGATAAGATTGCGGATTTCTTTGAGAAATCCGGTATGGATCCTGATTATTGGAATATGTTTTCGAATGAAGGGCTACAACGCATAAACGAATG CTATACATGGAAGATATATGCAAACAAAGTGATAAACATGGGGAGTACATATAGCTACTGGAGACATTTGAACAAAGATCAGAAACTGGCCAAACAAAGATATATCCATTCCTTCTACAATCTTCAATACCGAAATTTG GTGAAAACTATACCCATATTGAGTGATATTCCTGagcctcctcctcttcctccaaaGCCTTTGGTGAAACCATCAGCATCAAAAGG CTCGAAGCGAACACAGCCGCGATTGAGTTTCAGGTTGTTTGGTGCTTAA